One region of Synechococcus elongatus PCC 11801 genomic DNA includes:
- a CDS encoding LysR family transcriptional regulator, with product MSDLPFTLDQLRILRAIAAEGSFKRAADSLYVSQPAVSLQVQNLERQLNVPLFDRGGRRAQLTEAGHLLLSYGERILSLCAETCRAIEDLQNLQGGTLIIGASQTTGTYLLPRMIGRFRQRYPDVAVQLHVHSTRRTSWSVANGQIDLAIIGGEVPTELQDSLVTIPYAEDELALILPVSHPLTQQATVQREDLYKLQFIALDSQSTIRKVIDQVLSRSGIETRRLRIEMELNSIEAIKNAVQAGLGAAFVSVSAIEKELEMGSLHRAHTTDLCVQRTLSVIYNPNRYRSKAAVAFSQEILPDFATENSPLWQGRASLDDFTPKRSPVA from the coding sequence ATGTCCGATTTGCCTTTCACTCTGGACCAACTGCGCATTTTGCGAGCGATCGCCGCTGAAGGCAGCTTCAAACGCGCCGCCGACAGCCTCTATGTGTCGCAACCGGCGGTCAGCTTGCAGGTACAGAACCTCGAGCGCCAGCTGAATGTGCCGCTGTTCGATCGCGGCGGACGCCGTGCCCAGCTCACGGAAGCAGGGCATTTGTTGCTGAGCTACGGAGAGCGAATCCTCAGTCTCTGTGCTGAGACTTGCCGGGCGATCGAAGACCTTCAGAACTTGCAGGGCGGCACGCTGATCATCGGCGCTAGCCAAACCACGGGAACATACTTGCTACCGCGCATGATCGGCCGCTTTCGCCAGCGCTACCCCGATGTGGCAGTGCAGTTGCACGTTCACTCCACACGGCGAACCTCTTGGAGCGTGGCTAATGGACAGATTGATTTGGCAATCATTGGCGGTGAAGTGCCAACAGAGCTGCAGGATTCCCTAGTCACGATTCCCTACGCTGAGGATGAGCTGGCACTGATTCTGCCGGTGTCCCATCCCCTGACTCAGCAAGCGACTGTCCAACGCGAGGATCTCTACAAGCTGCAATTCATTGCCCTCGACTCTCAGTCCACGATCCGCAAGGTCATTGACCAAGTGCTGAGTCGCAGCGGCATTGAAACCCGCCGCCTACGGATTGAGATGGAGCTCAACTCGATCGAGGCGATTAAAAACGCTGTTCAGGCAGGTCTTGGTGCCGCCTTCGTCTCGGTTTCCGCGATCGAAAAAGAGCTGGAAATGGGGAGTTTACACCGCGCCCACACCACCGATCTCTGTGTCCAGCGAACACTGTCGGTGATCTACAACCCCAACCGCTACCGATCTAAAGCAGCTGTGGCTTTTAGCCAAGAAATTTTGCCGGACTTTGCTACCGAAAACAGCCCGCTTTGGCAAGGGCGAGCTAGCCTCGACGATTTCACCCCCAAGCGATCGCCCGTTGCCTAG
- a CDS encoding NAD(P)H-quinone oxidoreductase subunit 5, with amino-acid sequence MEFLYDYAWLIPVLPLLAATGVGLGLITVNQATNKLRQLNAALIMTALGGSATLAFGLLASQLSGHPTYTRMFDWAAAGDFHLSMGYTIDPLTTVMLAVVTTVALLVMLYTDGYMAHDRGYVRFYAYLSLFSSSMLGLVISPNLVQIYIFWELVGMCSYLLVGFWYDRKAAADACQKAFVTNRVGDFGLLLGMLGLYWATGSFEFTEIGDRLQALISSGALSAGLATLFGILVFLGPVAKSAQFPLHVWLPDAMEGPTPISALIHAATMVAAGVFLIARMYPVFEQLPTVMNVIAWTGAFTAFLGASIALTQNDIKKGLAYSTISQLGYMVMAMGVGAYSAGLFHLVTHAYFKAMLFLGSGSVIHGMEAVVGHNPVLAQDMRLMGGLRKYMPVTAITFLIGNLAIAGIPPFAGFWSKDEILGATFAANPILWGVGFATAGLTAFYMFRIYFLTFEGSFRGEDATIQAKLLAEAGVTAGHGHDEHHDHVPHESPWTMALPLAILAVPSALIGLLGVPWNNRFEAFVQAPGEAVHAGHFELQEFLTLGGASVAIALTGITVALLTYRLGRIDPAAIAERFQPLYQFSRNKWYLDDLNDVLFVQGSRRLARQVLEVDSKVVDGLVNLTGLVTLVTGESLKYFENGRAQFYALIVFGAVLGLVVAFGVT; translated from the coding sequence ATGGAATTTCTCTACGATTACGCCTGGCTGATCCCAGTCCTTCCGCTACTAGCCGCCACTGGGGTTGGGCTGGGACTGATCACCGTTAACCAGGCCACCAACAAACTGCGTCAGCTCAATGCAGCACTGATCATGACGGCTCTGGGTGGGTCCGCTACCCTCGCCTTTGGTCTACTAGCGAGCCAATTGTCTGGCCATCCGACCTACACCCGCATGTTCGATTGGGCCGCTGCCGGTGACTTTCACCTCAGCATGGGCTACACGATCGACCCGCTAACCACGGTGATGCTGGCGGTCGTCACTACTGTGGCGCTGTTGGTGATGCTCTACACCGATGGCTACATGGCTCACGATCGCGGCTATGTCCGCTTCTACGCCTATCTCAGCCTGTTCAGCTCCTCCATGCTGGGCTTGGTCATCAGCCCCAACTTGGTGCAGATCTACATCTTCTGGGAGCTAGTGGGCATGTGCTCCTACCTGCTGGTGGGCTTTTGGTACGACCGCAAGGCCGCAGCCGATGCTTGCCAAAAAGCCTTTGTCACCAACCGCGTTGGCGACTTTGGTCTGCTGCTGGGGATGCTGGGGCTCTACTGGGCAACCGGTAGCTTTGAATTTACCGAGATCGGCGATCGCCTCCAAGCTTTGATCAGCAGTGGTGCCCTTAGTGCTGGCCTTGCGACTCTGTTCGGCATCTTGGTCTTCCTTGGCCCCGTTGCCAAATCGGCGCAGTTCCCACTGCACGTCTGGCTGCCGGACGCGATGGAAGGCCCGACTCCGATTTCGGCGCTCATTCACGCGGCCACGATGGTTGCGGCTGGTGTCTTTCTAATCGCCCGGATGTATCCGGTGTTCGAGCAACTGCCGACGGTGATGAATGTCATCGCTTGGACGGGGGCCTTCACCGCCTTCCTAGGTGCCTCGATCGCCCTCACCCAAAACGACATCAAAAAGGGCTTGGCCTACTCGACCATCTCTCAGTTGGGCTACATGGTGATGGCCATGGGGGTTGGTGCCTACAGCGCTGGCCTGTTCCACCTGGTCACCCACGCCTACTTCAAGGCAATGCTCTTCTTGGGTTCCGGTTCGGTCATTCACGGCATGGAAGCCGTGGTTGGCCACAATCCGGTGCTGGCGCAGGATATGCGTCTGATGGGCGGGCTGCGCAAGTATATGCCTGTCACTGCCATTACCTTCCTAATCGGTAACCTTGCGATCGCCGGGATTCCGCCTTTCGCGGGCTTCTGGTCGAAGGATGAAATCCTTGGTGCGACCTTTGCCGCCAATCCCATTCTCTGGGGGGTTGGCTTTGCCACTGCAGGCTTGACCGCTTTCTACATGTTCCGCATCTACTTCCTCACCTTCGAAGGTTCGTTCCGAGGGGAAGATGCAACGATTCAGGCGAAATTACTCGCGGAAGCCGGTGTGACCGCAGGGCATGGTCACGATGAGCATCACGATCATGTGCCTCATGAGTCCCCTTGGACGATGGCTTTGCCGCTAGCGATCCTGGCAGTGCCTTCAGCGCTGATTGGGCTGCTGGGAGTGCCTTGGAACAATCGCTTCGAGGCGTTTGTTCAGGCTCCCGGTGAAGCGGTTCACGCCGGTCACTTTGAACTGCAGGAATTCCTGACCCTGGGCGGGGCTTCCGTGGCGATCGCCCTGACTGGAATTACCGTTGCGCTGTTGACCTATCGGCTTGGCCGCATCGACCCGGCTGCGATCGCGGAACGCTTCCAGCCGCTTTACCAGTTCTCACGGAATAAGTGGTACTTGGACGACCTGAACGATGTCCTGTTTGTTCAGGGTAGTCGGCGACTGGCACGTCAGGTTCTGGAAGTTGACTCAAAGGTGGTCGATGGCTTGGTCAACCTGACGGGTCTCGTGACCCTTGTGACGGGGGAAAGTCTCAAGTACTTCGAAAATGGCCGGGCGCAGTTCTATGCCCTAATTGTCTTCGGTGCTGTTCTTGGTCTTGTCGTTGCCTTTGGGGTGACCTAG
- a CDS encoding NnrU family protein, translating into MPLSWWTPSHTIMLVLLLLFAIAHSGLAALRPWGETKIGARGYRILFALVSLPLAVATIGYFLLHRYDGALLWQLQGIPWIAPLVWVLTAISFVFLYPATFNLLEIAAIAQPQVRLYETGITRITRHPQTFGQILWCIAHSLWLGTSFMMVASAGLIAHHLFSIWHGDRRLRKRYGEAFEELKSRTSIIPFLAIAQGKQTLVWKEFVRPAYLGVAIAIGLFWFAHRWIPQATAALAEIGW; encoded by the coding sequence ATGCCCCTGTCTTGGTGGACGCCCAGCCACACGATCATGCTGGTGCTCCTGCTGCTGTTTGCGATCGCCCATAGCGGGCTGGCTGCATTGCGACCTTGGGGCGAAACCAAAATTGGGGCGCGGGGTTATCGCATTCTGTTTGCCCTCGTCAGCCTGCCGCTCGCAGTCGCGACAATTGGCTACTTTCTGCTGCATCGCTACGATGGCGCGCTGCTCTGGCAGCTGCAGGGAATCCCGTGGATTGCTCCGCTCGTCTGGGTGCTGACTGCAATCTCCTTTGTCTTCCTCTATCCGGCGACCTTTAACTTGCTAGAAATTGCCGCGATCGCCCAGCCTCAGGTGCGGCTCTATGAAACTGGGATCACTCGCATTACCCGCCATCCCCAAACCTTTGGCCAGATTCTCTGGTGTATTGCCCATAGCCTCTGGTTGGGCACCTCCTTCATGATGGTTGCCAGTGCCGGTTTGATTGCGCATCACCTGTTCAGCATCTGGCACGGCGATCGCCGTCTGCGGAAACGCTATGGCGAAGCCTTTGAAGAACTCAAGTCGCGCACCTCGATCATTCCCTTCCTAGCGATCGCCCAAGGCAAGCAAACCCTTGTCTGGAAAGAGTTTGTGCGACCGGCTTACCTTGGCGTAGCGATCGCGATCGGGTTGTTCTGGTTTGCCCATCGCTGGATTCCCCAAGCAACTGCTGCACTTGCTGAAATCGGCTGGTAG
- a CDS encoding thioredoxin family protein, whose amino-acid sequence MLPVVTAQTFSAEVLQAKDPVLVYFWAAWCGPCRLLAPCLEQWHQTASKNLRVVSINADENFTLANRYRLTTLPTLIWFEDGRIRDRLEGISDRQALQTFFNRCQPMANAI is encoded by the coding sequence ATGCTTCCAGTCGTCACAGCGCAAACCTTCAGCGCTGAAGTACTCCAAGCAAAAGATCCTGTTCTGGTTTACTTCTGGGCTGCCTGGTGTGGGCCTTGTCGACTCTTAGCTCCCTGCCTCGAACAATGGCATCAGACCGCTAGCAAAAATCTGCGGGTGGTCAGCATCAACGCCGATGAAAATTTCACGCTGGCCAATCGCTATCGACTCACAACGCTGCCGACGCTGATCTGGTTTGAAGACGGTCGCATTCGCGATCGCCTGGAAGGGATCAGCGATCGCCAAGCGCTACAAACCTTCTTCAATCGCTGCCAACCCATGGCAAATGCCATCTAA
- a CDS encoding NAD(P)H-quinone oxidoreductase subunit M, giving the protein MLLKSTTRHIRIFTAEIEDNELQPSDTVLTLDVDPDNEFNWNEEALQKVYRQFDDLVESYAGQELSEYNLRRIGSELEVLLRQMLQAGEISYNLNCRVLNYSMGVPQAVV; this is encoded by the coding sequence ATGCTTCTAAAATCTACGACCCGCCACATCCGCATCTTCACGGCCGAGATCGAAGACAACGAACTCCAACCCAGTGACACGGTGTTGACGCTGGATGTCGATCCCGACAACGAGTTCAACTGGAATGAGGAAGCGCTGCAAAAGGTCTATCGCCAGTTTGATGACCTCGTCGAATCCTACGCCGGTCAAGAATTGAGCGAGTACAACCTCCGTCGGATTGGTTCCGAACTGGAAGTCTTGCTGCGCCAAATGCTGCAAGCCGGCGAAATCTCTTACAACCTCAACTGCCGCGTGCTGAACTACAGCATGGGTGTGCCGCAAGCTGTCGTTTAG
- a CDS encoding lipopolysaccharide assembly protein LapA domain-containing protein, which translates to MRQVNFVVIFVITLALVLFSLENTEPATIHVLGSTELTAPLAVELIVAMGIGAVFAWIFSVWASVQKMIALKSEQEQVEAQQVRIQELEEDLTRYKTELEVQQKLLPSAPIATAEET; encoded by the coding sequence ATGCGCCAGGTTAATTTTGTTGTGATCTTCGTGATCACGCTTGCGCTCGTGCTCTTTAGCCTTGAGAACACCGAGCCTGCCACTATCCACGTCTTGGGCAGCACGGAACTGACCGCGCCCCTTGCAGTGGAACTGATTGTGGCTATGGGAATTGGCGCAGTTTTTGCTTGGATCTTTAGTGTCTGGGCGAGTGTTCAAAAAATGATTGCGCTGAAGTCTGAGCAGGAACAGGTCGAAGCGCAACAGGTCCGGATTCAGGAACTTGAAGAAGACCTGACCCGCTACAAAACTGAGCTGGAGGTGCAGCAAAAGCTGTTGCCTTCAGCACCGATCGCTACGGCTGAAGAAACCTAA
- a CDS encoding segregation/condensation protein A, producing the protein MSSAAQNAIALLIEMAERGEIDPWDVQVVDVFDRFLEQLQQRPSLTPLTDFSRSRYEADLSESGEAFLYASILILLKADALARLEFPPAEVLEEIVDSFDELVAMPQLPAKLEQQLRRRAVALPPQQRRVTLSDLIEQLEQVAQSLADPPARSRRRQPKPAPRRQAIQAIAHLAHQENLAETAAALGNFLQRQWNALQPENNWLNFEDLVQIWSQTQAGDHHLDGDRVGVFWALLFLAAQSVVELQQETLYGPLWIRCLTAIAEPASVPAIAVLSAPV; encoded by the coding sequence ATGAGTTCAGCGGCACAAAACGCGATCGCCCTGCTAATTGAAATGGCAGAGCGCGGTGAGATCGATCCTTGGGATGTACAGGTCGTCGATGTTTTCGATCGCTTTTTGGAGCAGTTGCAGCAGCGCCCAAGTTTGACGCCTCTCACGGATTTCAGCCGCAGTCGCTACGAAGCGGATCTCTCTGAATCGGGGGAAGCTTTTCTTTATGCCTCAATTCTGATCTTGCTCAAGGCCGATGCCTTGGCGCGTTTGGAGTTTCCACCGGCGGAAGTCTTGGAAGAGATCGTCGACAGCTTTGATGAGTTGGTAGCAATGCCTCAGCTACCCGCCAAGCTTGAGCAGCAATTGCGCCGTCGAGCCGTGGCCTTGCCCCCGCAGCAGCGACGAGTCACCCTGAGCGATTTGATTGAACAACTCGAACAGGTTGCACAGTCTCTCGCAGACCCTCCGGCGCGATCGCGGCGCCGTCAACCGAAACCAGCGCCCCGTCGGCAAGCGATTCAGGCGATCGCTCACTTGGCGCATCAGGAGAATCTGGCTGAAACAGCAGCTGCCCTCGGGAATTTTCTGCAACGGCAATGGAATGCACTGCAACCTGAGAATAACTGGCTTAATTTTGAAGACCTTGTCCAGATTTGGAGCCAAACTCAAGCAGGCGATCACCATTTGGATGGCGATCGCGTCGGCGTCTTTTGGGCACTCCTCTTTCTAGCAGCCCAGTCCGTGGTGGAGTTGCAACAAGAGACCCTCTATGGTCCACTTTGGATCCGCTGTCTCACCGCGATCGCGGAACCAGCTTCTGTCCCAGCTATCGCCGTGCTTTCAGCTCCGGTCTGA
- the ndhD1 gene encoding NAD(P)H-quinone oxidoreductase subunit 4 — MEIGTFPWLTTIILLPIVAALFIPLLPDRDGKGTTIRWYSLIVGLIDFILLVVAFWTSYDFSNPDLQLVESYAWVPQIGLNWSVGADGLSMPLILLTGFISTLAMLAAWPVTFKTRFFYFLMLAMYGGQILVFAVQDLLVFFFAWELELIPVYLLLAIWGGKRRQYAATKFILYTAGSSLFILVAALAMAFSGDVISFDFQTLAAKEYAIGFQLLLYAGFLIAYGVKLPIVPLHTWLPDAHGEATAPVHMLLAGILLKMGGYALFRMNAGMLPEAHARFAPILVLLGVVNILYAALTSFAQRNLKRKIAYSSISHMGFVLIGLGSFTQLGLSGSMLQMVSHGLIGASLFFLVGATYDRTHTLMLDEMGGVGQKMRKMFAMWTACAMASLALPGMSGFVAELMVFVGFANSDAYGLPFKVVVISLAAIGVILTPVYLLSMLREIFYGPENKTLTEHEVLVDAEPREVYIIACLLVPIIGIGFYPKLTTQVYDSTLAQLTDRLRSAVPVIAQQAEVSRDRLSHFPEQPHRQAPPLG, encoded by the coding sequence ATGGAGATCGGGACGTTTCCCTGGCTCACCACAATCATTCTGTTGCCGATTGTGGCAGCGCTATTCATTCCCCTCCTGCCCGATCGCGATGGCAAGGGGACAACGATTCGCTGGTATTCGCTGATTGTTGGGCTGATCGATTTCATTTTGCTGGTCGTCGCTTTCTGGACGAGCTACGACTTCAGCAATCCCGACCTGCAACTGGTCGAAAGCTATGCTTGGGTGCCCCAAATTGGCCTGAATTGGTCAGTAGGTGCCGATGGCCTGTCGATGCCACTGATCTTGCTGACGGGTTTTATCAGCACCTTAGCCATGCTGGCGGCTTGGCCCGTCACTTTCAAGACGCGCTTTTTCTACTTTTTGATGCTGGCCATGTACGGCGGCCAGATTCTCGTTTTTGCCGTACAGGACTTGCTCGTTTTCTTCTTTGCTTGGGAACTGGAGCTGATTCCGGTTTACCTATTGCTAGCGATTTGGGGCGGCAAGCGCCGTCAGTATGCTGCCACCAAGTTTATTCTCTACACCGCTGGCAGTTCGCTGTTCATCTTGGTCGCAGCGCTGGCCATGGCCTTTAGCGGCGACGTCATTTCCTTTGACTTCCAAACTTTGGCTGCGAAGGAATACGCGATCGGTTTCCAACTGCTGCTCTACGCTGGCTTCCTGATTGCCTACGGCGTCAAACTGCCGATCGTGCCACTCCACACGTGGCTGCCGGATGCCCACGGTGAGGCAACTGCCCCAGTCCACATGCTGCTGGCTGGCATCTTGCTGAAGATGGGTGGCTATGCCTTGTTCCGGATGAATGCGGGGATGTTGCCAGAAGCCCATGCTCGCTTCGCACCAATCCTCGTTCTGCTGGGGGTCGTGAATATCCTCTACGCTGCGCTGACCTCCTTTGCCCAACGCAACCTCAAGCGCAAAATCGCCTACTCGTCGATCTCGCACATGGGCTTTGTGCTGATTGGTCTAGGCTCGTTCACGCAGCTTGGATTAAGCGGCTCAATGCTGCAGATGGTTTCTCATGGCCTGATTGGGGCTAGCCTCTTCTTCCTCGTTGGTGCGACCTACGATCGCACCCACACGCTGATGCTGGATGAGATGGGCGGCGTCGGCCAAAAAATGCGCAAAATGTTTGCGATGTGGACAGCCTGTGCCATGGCCTCCTTGGCGCTGCCGGGGATGAGTGGCTTTGTCGCGGAACTAATGGTCTTCGTGGGTTTCGCTAACAGCGACGCCTACGGCTTGCCCTTCAAGGTGGTGGTGATTTCGCTGGCCGCCATCGGGGTGATTCTGACACCGGTCTATCTGCTCTCAATGCTGCGGGAAATCTTCTATGGCCCTGAGAACAAAACCCTGACTGAGCATGAAGTCTTGGTCGATGCGGAACCCCGTGAGGTCTACATCATCGCCTGCTTGCTAGTACCGATCATTGGCATCGGCTTCTACCCGAAGCTGACAACACAGGTCTATGACTCGACATTGGCTCAGCTAACCGATCGCCTGCGTTCAGCAGTGCCGGTGATTGCTCAACAGGCTGAAGTCAGTCGCGATCGCCTCTCGCACTTCCCTGAACAACCGCATCGACAGGCACCGCCGTTGGGGTAA